The Zalophus californianus isolate mZalCal1 chromosome 7, mZalCal1.pri.v2, whole genome shotgun sequence genome includes a region encoding these proteins:
- the LOC113926901 gene encoding translation initiation factor IF-2-like, translating to MMLQVRIELTTSASPAHILLYKYRALTDCATGAPAFHFRSLATRPTQQGPASRLGARPGPPPPRSPGAPPPPLAHRAGRVRLPPRRGHPRDGAGGALRAETAATACKATGTGRCGRAGAPRDSAPRAASEGLGGGAGGGALARTDAARRLAPALPQPTGWKPEDVRGCLLPRRDLRNSRALLCEVWDHQTILRSHPCGHGHRLGPAVGGLEPLHLREERCQAAPSPLCCALFSIWTGVCVFLAWLLRSLYILKETSSHKEEKIMFLYSSLIPFAQHHAGFLICQCPERSTEVFLYIFILNGTKPSFQSKPQIPFRGRGSESRRFQTTILRFPLMGCSHSQNPV from the exons ATGATGCTCCAGGTGAGgatcgaactcacaacctcgGCATCACCCGCACACATACTGCTGTATAAGTACCGCGCGCTAACCGATTGCGCCACTGGAGCACCTGCTTTCCACTTCCGGTCACTAGCTACACGGCCTACGCAGCAAGGGCCAGCGTCTCGGCTGGGGGCACGgcccgggcccccccccccccgctcccccggagcgccgccgccgcctctcGCGCACCGGGCGGGTCGGGTTCGGCTGCCACCCCGCCGGGGTCACCCCCGTGACGGCGCGGGGGGCGCTCTGCGCGCGGAGACGGCGGCGACCGCTTGCAAGGCGACCGGGACAGGCAGGTGCGGACGCGCGGGCGCCCCCCGGGACAGCGCTCCTCGCGCGGCCTccgaggggctgggggggggcgcgggggggggggcgctggctCGCACGGACGCCGCTCGGCGCCTCGCTCCGGCTCTCCCGCAACCAACGGGTTGGAAACCGGAGGATGTGAGAGGCTGTTTGCTGCCGCGAAGGGATCTGCGCAACAGCCG CGCCCTTTTGTGTGAAGTGTGGGATCATCAGACCATACTGCGTTCTCATCCCTGTGGGCACGGTCACCGGCTCGGCCCTGCTGTGGGGGGCTTGGAGCCTCTCCACCTGCGTGAGGAGAGATGCCAGGCAGCTCCCAGCCCCCTATGCTGTGCTCTCTTCTCCATCTGGACTG GTGTCTGTGTGTTCTTGGCATGGCTGCTACGAAGTctgtatattttgaaagaaactaGCTcacacaaggaagagaaaatcatGTTTCTCTACTCATCTTTAATCCCCTTCGCTCAGCACCACGCTGGTTTTCTTATCTG CCAGTGCCCAGAAAGAAGCACAGAagtttttctctatatatttattctGAATGGAACAAAACCCAGCTTCCAGTCAAAGCCTCAGATTCCGTTtcggggcagagggagtgaaagCAGAAGATTCCAGACTACCATACTCAGATTCCCACTGATGGGATGCAGTCACAGCCAGAACCCTGTATGA